The following proteins are co-located in the Poecile atricapillus isolate bPoeAtr1 chromosome 2, bPoeAtr1.hap1, whole genome shotgun sequence genome:
- the MTSS1 gene encoding protein MTSS 1 isoform X4, which translates to MEAVIEKECSALGGLFQTIISDMKGSYPVWEDFINKAGKLQSQLRTTVVAAAAFLDAFQKVADMATNTRGGTREIGSALTRMCMRHRSIESKLRQFSSALIDCLINPLQEQMEEWKKVANQLDKDHAKEYKKARQEIKKKSSDTLKLQKKAKKGRGDIQPQLDSALQDVNDKYLLLEETEKQAVRKALIEERGRFCAFISMLRPVIEEEISMLGEITHLQTISDDLKSLTMDPHKLPSSSEQVILDLKGSDYSWSYQTPPSSPSTTMSRKSSVCSLNSVNSSDSRSSGSHSHSPSSHYRYRSSNLPQQAPMRLSSVSSHDSGFMSQDAFQSKSPSPMPPEAPNQNSSSSASSEASETCQSVSECSSPTSVSSGSTMGAWASTDKLSNGFYHCSLSSDPSVASVGAGPFPHFPPVSRAWTRAPSALLPDYVHYYTIGPGMLPSSKIPSWKDWAKPGPYDQPMVNTLQRRKEKREPDLNGAAQSGAPAPPEEAQRPRSMTVSAATRQGEEMEACEELALALSRGLQLDTQRSSRDSLQCSSGYSTQTTTPCCSEDTIPSQVSDYDYFSVSGDQEAEQQEFDKSSTIPRNSDISQSYRRMFQTKRPASTAGLPTTLGPVIVTPGVATIRRTPSTKPSVRRGTIGGGPIPIKTPVIPVKTPTVPDIPGGLPGALAGTEECPEQSLESPAAGDGGQAVTSVPSWSGQAAVNPPASGQKLGAAEEQRQAVPESEGEESERDGVGSLAPAGQPELEPGELSPGDVPQGEDMLNAIRRGVKLKKTTTNDRSAPRIS; encoded by the exons gtgGTACCAGAGAGATTGGGTCTGCTCTCACCAGGATGTGTATGAGGCACAGAAGTATAGAGTCCAAACTCCGGCAGTTCTCAAG TGCTTTAATTGACTGTCTGATAAACCCACTTCAAGAACAGATGGAAGAGTGGAAGAAAGTGGCCAATCAGCTGGATAAAGACCATGCAAAAG AATACAAAAAAGCCCGCcaagagataaaaaagaaatcgTCTGATACACTGAAGCtacagaagaaagcaaagaaag GACGGGGTGACATTCAGCCCCAGCTGGATAGTGCTTTACAAGATGTCAATGATAAGTACCTGCTGCTTGAGGAGACCGAGAAGCAAGCTGTCAGAAAGGCTCTGATCGAGGAGCGCGGTCGATTCTGTGCTTTCATCTCGATGCTGCGCCCTGTGATT gaagAAGAAATATCAATGCTAGGAGAAATAACCCATTTACAAACCATATCAGATGACCTGAAAAGTCTCACCATGGATCCACACAAATTGCCATCCTCAAGTGAACAG GTAATTTTAGATTTGAAAGGTTCTGATTACAGCTGGTCTTACCAGACTCCTCCATCCTCTCCCAGTACTACCATGTCCAGAAAATCTAGTGTTTGCAG TCTGAACAGCGTTAACAGTAGTGATTCCCGGTCCAGTGGCTCGCACTCGCACTCACCTAGTTCACACTATCGCTATCGCAGCTCCAATCTGCCTCAGCAGGCACCCATGAGGCTGTCCAGTGTGTCCTCCCATGATTCTGGATTCATGTCCCAGGATGCTTTCCAGTCCAAATCGCCATCCCCCATGCCACCAGAAGCACCTAACCAG AATTCGTCCAGCTCTGCCTCTTCAGAAGCCTCTGAAACCTGCCAGTCAGTGAGCGAGTGCAGTTCCCCCACCTCAGTCAGCTCAGGCTCCACCATGGGGGCTTGGGCCTCCACAGATAAG TTGTCTAATGGGTTTTATCACTGTAGTTTATCAAGTGACCCATCGGTAGCTTCAGTTGGTGCAGGTCCTTTCCCTCATTTCCCGCCTGTCTCCCGCGCGTGGACTCGGGCTCCCTCAGCCCTCCTTCCAGACTACGTTCATTATTACACCATTGGGCCAGGCATGTTACCATCATCTAAGATCCCTAGCTGGAAG GACTGGGCCAAGCCAGGCCCGTACGATCAGCCCATGGTGAACACCTTGCAACGTCGCAAAGAAAAGCGTGAGCCAGATCTCAATGGAGCGGCTCAGAGCGGAGCCCCTGCGCCCCCCGAGGAGGCCCAGAGACCTCGGAGCATGACGGTGTCAGCTGCCACAAGG CAGGGTGAGGAGATGGAGGCCTGTGAGGAGCTGGCACTCGCTCTGTCCAGAGGGCTGCAGTTGGACACCCAGAGGAGCAGTCGGGATTCCTTGCAGTGCTCCAGTGGCTACAGCACCCAGACGACAACTCCGTGCTGTTCAGAGGACACGATCCCATCTCAAG TTTCAGATTATGATTATTTCTCTGTGAGTGGTGACCAGGAGGCAGAACAACAAGAGTTTGACAAATCTTCCACCATCCCAAGAAACAGTGACATTAGCCAGTCATATCGCAGAATGTTTCAAACCAAGCGTCCTGCTTCCACCGCAGGTCTGCCAACCACGCTGGGACCGGTCATCGTCACCCCCGGCGTCGCCACCATCCGACGGACGCCTTCCACCAAGCCTTCGGTCAGGCGCGGGACCATCGGCGGAGGCCCCATTCCCATCAAGACTCCGGTGATTCCTGTCAAAACACCGACCGTTCCCGATATCCCGGGAGGGCTGCCCGGTGCCCTCGCGGGGACAGAAGAGTGCCCCGAGCAAAGTCTGgagtctccagcagcaggagatggtgGGCAAGCTGTCACCAGCGTGCCCTCGTGGAGCGGGCAAGCGGCCGTCAACCCTCCGGCATCGGGCCAGAAACTGGGTGCTGCCGAGGAGCAGAGGCAGGCGGTCCCCGAGAGCGAGGGGGAGGAGAGCGAGCGGGATGGGGTCGGCAGCCTGGCGCCCGCGGGGCAGCCGGAGCTGGAGCCCGGCGAGCTGAGCCCCGGCGATGTCCCGCAGGGGGAGGATATGCTCAACGCCATCCGGCGCGGCGTCAAGCTGAAGAAGACGACCACGAATGATCGCTCAGCACCTCGTATTTCCTAG
- the MTSS1 gene encoding protein MTSS 1 isoform X9 yields MEAVIEKECSALGGLFQTIISDMKGSYPVWEDFINKAGKLQSQLRTTVVAAAAFLDAFQKVADMATNTRGGTREIGSALTRMCMRHRSIESKLRQFSSALIDCLINPLQEQMEEWKKVANQLDKDHAKEYKKARQEIKKKSSDTLKLQKKAKKAEALGRGDIQPQLDSALQDVNDKYLLLEETEKQAVRKALIEERGRFCAFISMLRPVIEEEISMLGEITHLQTISDDLKSLTMDPHKLPSSSEQVILDLKGSDYSWSYQTPPSSPSTTMSRKSSVCSSLNSVNSSDSRSSGSHSHSPSSHYRYRSSNLPQQAPMRLSSVSSHDSGFMSQDAFQSKSPSPMPPEAPNQNSSSSASSEASETCQSVSECSSPTSVSSGSTMGAWASTDKLSNGFYHCSLSSDPSVASVGAGPFPHFPPVSRAWTRAPSALLPDYVHYYTIGPGMLPSSKIPSWKDWAKPGPYDQPMVNTLQRRKEKREPDLNGAAQSGAPAPPEEAQRPRSMTVSAATRQGEEMEACEELALALSRGLQLDTQRSSRDSLQCSSGYSTQTTTPCCSEDTIPSQGLPTTLGPVIVTPGVATIRRTPSTKPSVRRGTIGGGPIPIKTPVIPVKTPTVPDIPGGLPGALAGTEECPEQSLESPAAGDGGQAVTSVPSWSGQAAVNPPASGQKLGAAEEQRQAVPESEGEESERDGVGSLAPAGQPELEPGELSPGDVPQGEDMLNAIRRGVKLKKTTTNDRSAPRIS; encoded by the exons gtgGTACCAGAGAGATTGGGTCTGCTCTCACCAGGATGTGTATGAGGCACAGAAGTATAGAGTCCAAACTCCGGCAGTTCTCAAG TGCTTTAATTGACTGTCTGATAAACCCACTTCAAGAACAGATGGAAGAGTGGAAGAAAGTGGCCAATCAGCTGGATAAAGACCATGCAAAAG AATACAAAAAAGCCCGCcaagagataaaaaagaaatcgTCTGATACACTGAAGCtacagaagaaagcaaagaaag CTGAGGCTCTGG GACGGGGTGACATTCAGCCCCAGCTGGATAGTGCTTTACAAGATGTCAATGATAAGTACCTGCTGCTTGAGGAGACCGAGAAGCAAGCTGTCAGAAAGGCTCTGATCGAGGAGCGCGGTCGATTCTGTGCTTTCATCTCGATGCTGCGCCCTGTGATT gaagAAGAAATATCAATGCTAGGAGAAATAACCCATTTACAAACCATATCAGATGACCTGAAAAGTCTCACCATGGATCCACACAAATTGCCATCCTCAAGTGAACAG GTAATTTTAGATTTGAAAGGTTCTGATTACAGCTGGTCTTACCAGACTCCTCCATCCTCTCCCAGTACTACCATGTCCAGAAAATCTAGTGTTTGCAG CAGTCTGAACAGCGTTAACAGTAGTGATTCCCGGTCCAGTGGCTCGCACTCGCACTCACCTAGTTCACACTATCGCTATCGCAGCTCCAATCTGCCTCAGCAGGCACCCATGAGGCTGTCCAGTGTGTCCTCCCATGATTCTGGATTCATGTCCCAGGATGCTTTCCAGTCCAAATCGCCATCCCCCATGCCACCAGAAGCACCTAACCAG AATTCGTCCAGCTCTGCCTCTTCAGAAGCCTCTGAAACCTGCCAGTCAGTGAGCGAGTGCAGTTCCCCCACCTCAGTCAGCTCAGGCTCCACCATGGGGGCTTGGGCCTCCACAGATAAG TTGTCTAATGGGTTTTATCACTGTAGTTTATCAAGTGACCCATCGGTAGCTTCAGTTGGTGCAGGTCCTTTCCCTCATTTCCCGCCTGTCTCCCGCGCGTGGACTCGGGCTCCCTCAGCCCTCCTTCCAGACTACGTTCATTATTACACCATTGGGCCAGGCATGTTACCATCATCTAAGATCCCTAGCTGGAAG GACTGGGCCAAGCCAGGCCCGTACGATCAGCCCATGGTGAACACCTTGCAACGTCGCAAAGAAAAGCGTGAGCCAGATCTCAATGGAGCGGCTCAGAGCGGAGCCCCTGCGCCCCCCGAGGAGGCCCAGAGACCTCGGAGCATGACGGTGTCAGCTGCCACAAGG CAGGGTGAGGAGATGGAGGCCTGTGAGGAGCTGGCACTCGCTCTGTCCAGAGGGCTGCAGTTGGACACCCAGAGGAGCAGTCGGGATTCCTTGCAGTGCTCCAGTGGCTACAGCACCCAGACGACAACTCCGTGCTGTTCAGAGGACACGATCCCATCTCAAG GTCTGCCAACCACGCTGGGACCGGTCATCGTCACCCCCGGCGTCGCCACCATCCGACGGACGCCTTCCACCAAGCCTTCGGTCAGGCGCGGGACCATCGGCGGAGGCCCCATTCCCATCAAGACTCCGGTGATTCCTGTCAAAACACCGACCGTTCCCGATATCCCGGGAGGGCTGCCCGGTGCCCTCGCGGGGACAGAAGAGTGCCCCGAGCAAAGTCTGgagtctccagcagcaggagatggtgGGCAAGCTGTCACCAGCGTGCCCTCGTGGAGCGGGCAAGCGGCCGTCAACCCTCCGGCATCGGGCCAGAAACTGGGTGCTGCCGAGGAGCAGAGGCAGGCGGTCCCCGAGAGCGAGGGGGAGGAGAGCGAGCGGGATGGGGTCGGCAGCCTGGCGCCCGCGGGGCAGCCGGAGCTGGAGCCCGGCGAGCTGAGCCCCGGCGATGTCCCGCAGGGGGAGGATATGCTCAACGCCATCCGGCGCGGCGTCAAGCTGAAGAAGACGACCACGAATGATCGCTCAGCACCTCGTATTTCCTAG
- the MTSS1 gene encoding protein MTSS 1 isoform X10 produces MSRVGQQSWGRGWTASGGTREIGSALTRMCMRHRSIESKLRQFSSALIDCLINPLQEQMEEWKKVANQLDKDHAKEYKKARQEIKKKSSDTLKLQKKAKKAEALGRGDIQPQLDSALQDVNDKYLLLEETEKQAVRKALIEERGRFCAFISMLRPVIEEEISMLGEITHLQTISDDLKSLTMDPHKLPSSSEQVILDLKGSDYSWSYQTPPSSPSTTMSRKSSVCSSLNSVNSSDSRSSGSHSHSPSSHYRYRSSNLPQQAPMRLSSVSSHDSGFMSQDAFQSKSPSPMPPEAPNQNSSSSASSEASETCQSVSECSSPTSVSSGSTMGAWASTDKLSNGFYHCSLSSDPSVASVGAGPFPHFPPVSRAWTRAPSALLPDYVHYYTIGPGMLPSSKIPSWKDWAKPGPYDQPMVNTLQRRKEKREPDLNGAAQSGAPAPPEEAQRPRSMTVSAATRQGEEMEACEELALALSRGLQLDTQRSSRDSLQCSSGYSTQTTTPCCSEDTIPSQVSDYDYFSVSGDQEAEQQEFDKSSTIPRNSDISQSYRRMFQTKRPASTAGLPTTLGPVIVTPGVATIRRTPSTKPSVRRGTIGGGPIPIKTPVIPVKTPTVPDIPGGLPGALAGTEECPEQSLESPAAGDGGQAVTSVPSWSGQAAVNPPASGQKLGAAEEQRQAVPESEGEESERDGVGSLAPAGQPELEPGELSPGDVPQGEDMLNAIRRGVKLKKTTTNDRSAPRIS; encoded by the exons gtgGTACCAGAGAGATTGGGTCTGCTCTCACCAGGATGTGTATGAGGCACAGAAGTATAGAGTCCAAACTCCGGCAGTTCTCAAG TGCTTTAATTGACTGTCTGATAAACCCACTTCAAGAACAGATGGAAGAGTGGAAGAAAGTGGCCAATCAGCTGGATAAAGACCATGCAAAAG AATACAAAAAAGCCCGCcaagagataaaaaagaaatcgTCTGATACACTGAAGCtacagaagaaagcaaagaaag CTGAGGCTCTGG GACGGGGTGACATTCAGCCCCAGCTGGATAGTGCTTTACAAGATGTCAATGATAAGTACCTGCTGCTTGAGGAGACCGAGAAGCAAGCTGTCAGAAAGGCTCTGATCGAGGAGCGCGGTCGATTCTGTGCTTTCATCTCGATGCTGCGCCCTGTGATT gaagAAGAAATATCAATGCTAGGAGAAATAACCCATTTACAAACCATATCAGATGACCTGAAAAGTCTCACCATGGATCCACACAAATTGCCATCCTCAAGTGAACAG GTAATTTTAGATTTGAAAGGTTCTGATTACAGCTGGTCTTACCAGACTCCTCCATCCTCTCCCAGTACTACCATGTCCAGAAAATCTAGTGTTTGCAG CAGTCTGAACAGCGTTAACAGTAGTGATTCCCGGTCCAGTGGCTCGCACTCGCACTCACCTAGTTCACACTATCGCTATCGCAGCTCCAATCTGCCTCAGCAGGCACCCATGAGGCTGTCCAGTGTGTCCTCCCATGATTCTGGATTCATGTCCCAGGATGCTTTCCAGTCCAAATCGCCATCCCCCATGCCACCAGAAGCACCTAACCAG AATTCGTCCAGCTCTGCCTCTTCAGAAGCCTCTGAAACCTGCCAGTCAGTGAGCGAGTGCAGTTCCCCCACCTCAGTCAGCTCAGGCTCCACCATGGGGGCTTGGGCCTCCACAGATAAG TTGTCTAATGGGTTTTATCACTGTAGTTTATCAAGTGACCCATCGGTAGCTTCAGTTGGTGCAGGTCCTTTCCCTCATTTCCCGCCTGTCTCCCGCGCGTGGACTCGGGCTCCCTCAGCCCTCCTTCCAGACTACGTTCATTATTACACCATTGGGCCAGGCATGTTACCATCATCTAAGATCCCTAGCTGGAAG GACTGGGCCAAGCCAGGCCCGTACGATCAGCCCATGGTGAACACCTTGCAACGTCGCAAAGAAAAGCGTGAGCCAGATCTCAATGGAGCGGCTCAGAGCGGAGCCCCTGCGCCCCCCGAGGAGGCCCAGAGACCTCGGAGCATGACGGTGTCAGCTGCCACAAGG CAGGGTGAGGAGATGGAGGCCTGTGAGGAGCTGGCACTCGCTCTGTCCAGAGGGCTGCAGTTGGACACCCAGAGGAGCAGTCGGGATTCCTTGCAGTGCTCCAGTGGCTACAGCACCCAGACGACAACTCCGTGCTGTTCAGAGGACACGATCCCATCTCAAG TTTCAGATTATGATTATTTCTCTGTGAGTGGTGACCAGGAGGCAGAACAACAAGAGTTTGACAAATCTTCCACCATCCCAAGAAACAGTGACATTAGCCAGTCATATCGCAGAATGTTTCAAACCAAGCGTCCTGCTTCCACCGCAGGTCTGCCAACCACGCTGGGACCGGTCATCGTCACCCCCGGCGTCGCCACCATCCGACGGACGCCTTCCACCAAGCCTTCGGTCAGGCGCGGGACCATCGGCGGAGGCCCCATTCCCATCAAGACTCCGGTGATTCCTGTCAAAACACCGACCGTTCCCGATATCCCGGGAGGGCTGCCCGGTGCCCTCGCGGGGACAGAAGAGTGCCCCGAGCAAAGTCTGgagtctccagcagcaggagatggtgGGCAAGCTGTCACCAGCGTGCCCTCGTGGAGCGGGCAAGCGGCCGTCAACCCTCCGGCATCGGGCCAGAAACTGGGTGCTGCCGAGGAGCAGAGGCAGGCGGTCCCCGAGAGCGAGGGGGAGGAGAGCGAGCGGGATGGGGTCGGCAGCCTGGCGCCCGCGGGGCAGCCGGAGCTGGAGCCCGGCGAGCTGAGCCCCGGCGATGTCCCGCAGGGGGAGGATATGCTCAACGCCATCCGGCGCGGCGTCAAGCTGAAGAAGACGACCACGAATGATCGCTCAGCACCTCGTATTTCCTAG
- the MTSS1 gene encoding protein MTSS 1 isoform X2, with amino-acid sequence MEAVIEKECSALGGLFQTIISDMKGSYPVWEDFINKAGKLQSQLRTTVVAAAAFLDAFQKVADMATNTRGGTREIGSALTRMCMRHRSIESKLRQFSSALIDCLINPLQEQMEEWKKVANQLDKDHAKEYKKARQEIKKKSSDTLKLQKKAKKAEALGRGDIQPQLDSALQDVNDKYLLLEETEKQAVRKALIEERGRFCAFISMLRPVIEEEISMLGEITHLQTISDDLKSLTMDPHKLPSSSEQVILDLKGSDYSWSYQTPPSSPSTTMSRKSSVCSLNSVNSSDSRSSGSHSHSPSSHYRYRSSNLPQQAPMRLSSVSSHDSGFMSQDAFQSKSPSPMPPEAPNQNSSSSASSEASETCQSVSECSSPTSVSSGSTMGAWASTDKLSNGFYHCSLSSDPSVASVGAGPFPHFPPVSRAWTRAPSALLPDYVHYYTIGPGMLPSSKIPSWKDWAKPGPYDQPMVNTLQRRKEKREPDLNGAAQSGAPAPPEEAQRPRSMTVSAATRQGEEMEACEELALALSRGLQLDTQRSSRDSLQCSSGYSTQTTTPCCSEDTIPSQVSDYDYFSVSGDQEAEQQEFDKSSTIPRNSDISQSYRRMFQTKRPASTAGLPTTLGPVIVTPGVATIRRTPSTKPSVRRGTIGGGPIPIKTPVIPVKTPTVPDIPGGLPGALAGTEECPEQSLESPAAGDGGQAVTSVPSWSGQAAVNPPASGQKLGAAEEQRQAVPESEGEESERDGVGSLAPAGQPELEPGELSPGDVPQGEDMLNAIRRGVKLKKTTTNDRSAPRIS; translated from the exons gtgGTACCAGAGAGATTGGGTCTGCTCTCACCAGGATGTGTATGAGGCACAGAAGTATAGAGTCCAAACTCCGGCAGTTCTCAAG TGCTTTAATTGACTGTCTGATAAACCCACTTCAAGAACAGATGGAAGAGTGGAAGAAAGTGGCCAATCAGCTGGATAAAGACCATGCAAAAG AATACAAAAAAGCCCGCcaagagataaaaaagaaatcgTCTGATACACTGAAGCtacagaagaaagcaaagaaag CTGAGGCTCTGG GACGGGGTGACATTCAGCCCCAGCTGGATAGTGCTTTACAAGATGTCAATGATAAGTACCTGCTGCTTGAGGAGACCGAGAAGCAAGCTGTCAGAAAGGCTCTGATCGAGGAGCGCGGTCGATTCTGTGCTTTCATCTCGATGCTGCGCCCTGTGATT gaagAAGAAATATCAATGCTAGGAGAAATAACCCATTTACAAACCATATCAGATGACCTGAAAAGTCTCACCATGGATCCACACAAATTGCCATCCTCAAGTGAACAG GTAATTTTAGATTTGAAAGGTTCTGATTACAGCTGGTCTTACCAGACTCCTCCATCCTCTCCCAGTACTACCATGTCCAGAAAATCTAGTGTTTGCAG TCTGAACAGCGTTAACAGTAGTGATTCCCGGTCCAGTGGCTCGCACTCGCACTCACCTAGTTCACACTATCGCTATCGCAGCTCCAATCTGCCTCAGCAGGCACCCATGAGGCTGTCCAGTGTGTCCTCCCATGATTCTGGATTCATGTCCCAGGATGCTTTCCAGTCCAAATCGCCATCCCCCATGCCACCAGAAGCACCTAACCAG AATTCGTCCAGCTCTGCCTCTTCAGAAGCCTCTGAAACCTGCCAGTCAGTGAGCGAGTGCAGTTCCCCCACCTCAGTCAGCTCAGGCTCCACCATGGGGGCTTGGGCCTCCACAGATAAG TTGTCTAATGGGTTTTATCACTGTAGTTTATCAAGTGACCCATCGGTAGCTTCAGTTGGTGCAGGTCCTTTCCCTCATTTCCCGCCTGTCTCCCGCGCGTGGACTCGGGCTCCCTCAGCCCTCCTTCCAGACTACGTTCATTATTACACCATTGGGCCAGGCATGTTACCATCATCTAAGATCCCTAGCTGGAAG GACTGGGCCAAGCCAGGCCCGTACGATCAGCCCATGGTGAACACCTTGCAACGTCGCAAAGAAAAGCGTGAGCCAGATCTCAATGGAGCGGCTCAGAGCGGAGCCCCTGCGCCCCCCGAGGAGGCCCAGAGACCTCGGAGCATGACGGTGTCAGCTGCCACAAGG CAGGGTGAGGAGATGGAGGCCTGTGAGGAGCTGGCACTCGCTCTGTCCAGAGGGCTGCAGTTGGACACCCAGAGGAGCAGTCGGGATTCCTTGCAGTGCTCCAGTGGCTACAGCACCCAGACGACAACTCCGTGCTGTTCAGAGGACACGATCCCATCTCAAG TTTCAGATTATGATTATTTCTCTGTGAGTGGTGACCAGGAGGCAGAACAACAAGAGTTTGACAAATCTTCCACCATCCCAAGAAACAGTGACATTAGCCAGTCATATCGCAGAATGTTTCAAACCAAGCGTCCTGCTTCCACCGCAGGTCTGCCAACCACGCTGGGACCGGTCATCGTCACCCCCGGCGTCGCCACCATCCGACGGACGCCTTCCACCAAGCCTTCGGTCAGGCGCGGGACCATCGGCGGAGGCCCCATTCCCATCAAGACTCCGGTGATTCCTGTCAAAACACCGACCGTTCCCGATATCCCGGGAGGGCTGCCCGGTGCCCTCGCGGGGACAGAAGAGTGCCCCGAGCAAAGTCTGgagtctccagcagcaggagatggtgGGCAAGCTGTCACCAGCGTGCCCTCGTGGAGCGGGCAAGCGGCCGTCAACCCTCCGGCATCGGGCCAGAAACTGGGTGCTGCCGAGGAGCAGAGGCAGGCGGTCCCCGAGAGCGAGGGGGAGGAGAGCGAGCGGGATGGGGTCGGCAGCCTGGCGCCCGCGGGGCAGCCGGAGCTGGAGCCCGGCGAGCTGAGCCCCGGCGATGTCCCGCAGGGGGAGGATATGCTCAACGCCATCCGGCGCGGCGTCAAGCTGAAGAAGACGACCACGAATGATCGCTCAGCACCTCGTATTTCCTAG
- the MTSS1 gene encoding protein MTSS 1 isoform X5, whose amino-acid sequence MEAVIEKECSALGGLFQTIISDMKGSYPVWEDFINKAGKLQSQLRTTVVAAAAFLDAFQKVADMATNTRGGTREIGSALTRMCMRHRSIESKLRQFSSALIDCLINPLQEQMEEWKKVANQLDKDHAKEYKKARQEIKKKSSDTLKLQKKAKKAEALGRGDIQPQLDSALQDVNDKYLLLEETEKQAVRKALIEERGRFCAFISMLRPVIEEEISMLGEITHLQTISDDLKSLTMDPHKLPSSSEQVILDLKGSDYSWSYQTPPSSPSTTMSRKSSVCSSNLPQQAPMRLSSVSSHDSGFMSQDAFQSKSPSPMPPEAPNQNSSSSASSEASETCQSVSECSSPTSVSSGSTMGAWASTDKLSNGFYHCSLSSDPSVASVGAGPFPHFPPVSRAWTRAPSALLPDYVHYYTIGPGMLPSSKIPSWKDWAKPGPYDQPMVNTLQRRKEKREPDLNGAAQSGAPAPPEEAQRPRSMTVSAATRQGEEMEACEELALALSRGLQLDTQRSSRDSLQCSSGYSTQTTTPCCSEDTIPSQVSDYDYFSVSGDQEAEQQEFDKSSTIPRNSDISQSYRRMFQTKRPASTAGLPTTLGPVIVTPGVATIRRTPSTKPSVRRGTIGGGPIPIKTPVIPVKTPTVPDIPGGLPGALAGTEECPEQSLESPAAGDGGQAVTSVPSWSGQAAVNPPASGQKLGAAEEQRQAVPESEGEESERDGVGSLAPAGQPELEPGELSPGDVPQGEDMLNAIRRGVKLKKTTTNDRSAPRIS is encoded by the exons gtgGTACCAGAGAGATTGGGTCTGCTCTCACCAGGATGTGTATGAGGCACAGAAGTATAGAGTCCAAACTCCGGCAGTTCTCAAG TGCTTTAATTGACTGTCTGATAAACCCACTTCAAGAACAGATGGAAGAGTGGAAGAAAGTGGCCAATCAGCTGGATAAAGACCATGCAAAAG AATACAAAAAAGCCCGCcaagagataaaaaagaaatcgTCTGATACACTGAAGCtacagaagaaagcaaagaaag CTGAGGCTCTGG GACGGGGTGACATTCAGCCCCAGCTGGATAGTGCTTTACAAGATGTCAATGATAAGTACCTGCTGCTTGAGGAGACCGAGAAGCAAGCTGTCAGAAAGGCTCTGATCGAGGAGCGCGGTCGATTCTGTGCTTTCATCTCGATGCTGCGCCCTGTGATT gaagAAGAAATATCAATGCTAGGAGAAATAACCCATTTACAAACCATATCAGATGACCTGAAAAGTCTCACCATGGATCCACACAAATTGCCATCCTCAAGTGAACAG GTAATTTTAGATTTGAAAGGTTCTGATTACAGCTGGTCTTACCAGACTCCTCCATCCTCTCCCAGTACTACCATGTCCAGAAAATCTAGTGTTTGCAG CTCCAATCTGCCTCAGCAGGCACCCATGAGGCTGTCCAGTGTGTCCTCCCATGATTCTGGATTCATGTCCCAGGATGCTTTCCAGTCCAAATCGCCATCCCCCATGCCACCAGAAGCACCTAACCAG AATTCGTCCAGCTCTGCCTCTTCAGAAGCCTCTGAAACCTGCCAGTCAGTGAGCGAGTGCAGTTCCCCCACCTCAGTCAGCTCAGGCTCCACCATGGGGGCTTGGGCCTCCACAGATAAG TTGTCTAATGGGTTTTATCACTGTAGTTTATCAAGTGACCCATCGGTAGCTTCAGTTGGTGCAGGTCCTTTCCCTCATTTCCCGCCTGTCTCCCGCGCGTGGACTCGGGCTCCCTCAGCCCTCCTTCCAGACTACGTTCATTATTACACCATTGGGCCAGGCATGTTACCATCATCTAAGATCCCTAGCTGGAAG GACTGGGCCAAGCCAGGCCCGTACGATCAGCCCATGGTGAACACCTTGCAACGTCGCAAAGAAAAGCGTGAGCCAGATCTCAATGGAGCGGCTCAGAGCGGAGCCCCTGCGCCCCCCGAGGAGGCCCAGAGACCTCGGAGCATGACGGTGTCAGCTGCCACAAGG CAGGGTGAGGAGATGGAGGCCTGTGAGGAGCTGGCACTCGCTCTGTCCAGAGGGCTGCAGTTGGACACCCAGAGGAGCAGTCGGGATTCCTTGCAGTGCTCCAGTGGCTACAGCACCCAGACGACAACTCCGTGCTGTTCAGAGGACACGATCCCATCTCAAG TTTCAGATTATGATTATTTCTCTGTGAGTGGTGACCAGGAGGCAGAACAACAAGAGTTTGACAAATCTTCCACCATCCCAAGAAACAGTGACATTAGCCAGTCATATCGCAGAATGTTTCAAACCAAGCGTCCTGCTTCCACCGCAGGTCTGCCAACCACGCTGGGACCGGTCATCGTCACCCCCGGCGTCGCCACCATCCGACGGACGCCTTCCACCAAGCCTTCGGTCAGGCGCGGGACCATCGGCGGAGGCCCCATTCCCATCAAGACTCCGGTGATTCCTGTCAAAACACCGACCGTTCCCGATATCCCGGGAGGGCTGCCCGGTGCCCTCGCGGGGACAGAAGAGTGCCCCGAGCAAAGTCTGgagtctccagcagcaggagatggtgGGCAAGCTGTCACCAGCGTGCCCTCGTGGAGCGGGCAAGCGGCCGTCAACCCTCCGGCATCGGGCCAGAAACTGGGTGCTGCCGAGGAGCAGAGGCAGGCGGTCCCCGAGAGCGAGGGGGAGGAGAGCGAGCGGGATGGGGTCGGCAGCCTGGCGCCCGCGGGGCAGCCGGAGCTGGAGCCCGGCGAGCTGAGCCCCGGCGATGTCCCGCAGGGGGAGGATATGCTCAACGCCATCCGGCGCGGCGTCAAGCTGAAGAAGACGACCACGAATGATCGCTCAGCACCTCGTATTTCCTAG